Proteins co-encoded in one Callospermophilus lateralis isolate mCalLat2 chromosome 2, mCalLat2.hap1, whole genome shotgun sequence genomic window:
- the LOC143388705 gene encoding olfactory receptor 52A1-like, protein MFLSNVTVFMPSVLTLIGIPGLESVQSWIGIPFCAMYILAMIGNSLLLFIIKSEPSLHEPMYIFIGMLGVTDIVLVSSIMPKMLGIFWFHAQEIYFDSCLLQMWFIHTFECIESGILLAMALDRYVAICYPLRYATIFTHKLVAQLGTVVVLRAAILAAPCLLLIKYRLQFYHTTVISHTYCEHMAIVKLAVENIRINKIYGLFVAFTVSGFDLTFITFSYSQIFVTVFHLPQKEARLKAFNTCIAHICVFLQLYFLAFFSFFTHRFGSHIPPYIHILFSSMYLLVPPFLNPLVYGVKTKQIRVSVVKMCCP, encoded by the coding sequence ATGTTCCTCTCCAACGTGACAGTCTTCATGCCCTCTGTCTTGACACTAATTGGGATCCCAGGCCTAGAGTCTGTGCAGAGCTGGATTGGGATCCCATTCTGTGCCATGTATATCCTGGCCATGATTGGAAATTCTTTGCTTCTGTTTATCATCAAATCAGAGCCCAGCCTCCATGAGCCCATGTACATTTTTATAGGCATGCTAGGAGTCACAGATATTGTACTTGTTAGCAGCATTATGCCCAAGATGCTTGGAATCTTCTGGTTTCATGCACAAGAAATCTATTTTGACTcttgcttgcttcaaatgtggttcaTCCATACATTTGAGTGTATCGAGTCAGGTATCCTTCTAGCCATGGCCCTGGACCGGTATGTGGCCATCTGTTATCCACTGAGATATGCCACCATCTTTACCCACAAGCTGGTTGCTCAACTAGGAACTGTTGTAGTACTCAGGGCTGCCATTCTTGCAGCACCTTGCCTACTATTGATAAAGTATCGGTTGCAATTTTATCACACGACAGTCATCTCCCACACGTACTGTGAGCATATGGCCATTGTGAAACTAGCTGTAGAAAATATCAGGATCAACaaaatctatggtttgtttgtggCCTTCACTGTTTCAGGGTTTGACCTCACATTCATCACTTTTTCCTACAGCCAGATATTTGTCACAGTTTTTCATTTGCCCCAGAAGGAGGCTAGGTTGAAGGCCTTCAATACCTGCATAGCTCACATCTGTGTCTTTCTCCAGCTGTACTTCCTggccttcttctctttcttcacaCATAGGTTTGGTTCTCACATCCCCCCTTATATCCATATTCTCTTTTCTAGCATGTACCTGCTGGTCCCTCCATTTCTAAACCCACTGGTCTATGGTGTAAAGACCAAGCAGATCCGTGTTAGTGTGGTAAAAATGTGCTGTCCATAA